One Rosa chinensis cultivar Old Blush chromosome 5, RchiOBHm-V2, whole genome shotgun sequence genomic region harbors:
- the LOC112165882 gene encoding VQ motif-containing protein 10, producing the protein MSGQGRGDRTVKVVIINTKYVETDAMSFKDVVQKLTGKDSRVAYEVQEPPPPPPVTNNKCTSQFSNFRDQRLINGIRSSMTNSNSNPAGLMPRSNSSVMMRNISFKEFDRLFREMPPMEEYFWAD; encoded by the coding sequence ATGTCGGGCCAGGGCAGAGGAGACCGGACTGTGAAGGTTGTGATCATCAACACCAAGTACGTGGAGACGGACGCCATGAGTTTCAAAGACGTGGTGCAGAAGCTGACCGGAAAAGACTCAAGGGTGGCGTATGAAGTGCAGgagccgccgccgccgccgccggtTACGAATAACAAGTGTACGTCCCAGTTCAGTAATTTCAGAGATCAACGACTGATCAATGGGATTAGGTCTTCGATGACGAACAGTAACTCAAATCCTGCTGGATTAATGCCTCGCAGTAATTCATCAGTTATGATGAGGAACATCTCCTTCAAAGAGTTTGATAGATTGTTCAGAGAGATGCCGCCGATGGAGGAGTACTTTTGGGctgattaa